A region of Chitinivibrionia bacterium DNA encodes the following proteins:
- a CDS encoding response regulator → MKKTIFVVDDNNTNLSLAEKALQEQYRVITLPSAEKMFKFLEKTTPDLILLDIEMPEMDGFEALSRLKENNADIPVIFLTSLIDAEVEAKGFQLGVIDFITKPFSAPVLENRIKTHLHIDDIIRERTAQLRNLQNAIISGFADLLESRDEETGGHVERTSTYIRILLDSLSERGIYADDIKEINRESFISSARLHDVGKIAISDTILNKPGKLTDEEFTIMKTHAIEGERAIDKIASRTYDVEFLRNARIFAGSHHEKWDGTGYPRGLTGTDIPLQGRLMAIADVYDALVSERPYKKPFPPEKAVEIIMEGAGKHFDPLVAGVFYEVRDKFEAVVR, encoded by the coding sequence ATGAAAAAAACAATTTTTGTTGTGGACGACAACAATACTAATTTGTCTTTGGCGGAAAAGGCATTGCAAGAGCAATATCGGGTGATAACTCTGCCGTCGGCGGAAAAAATGTTCAAATTTCTTGAAAAAACAACGCCGGATTTAATTCTGTTGGACATTGAAATGCCTGAAATGGACGGATTTGAGGCGCTGAGCCGTCTGAAAGAAAATAATGCGGATATTCCCGTCATTTTTCTGACGAGCCTTATCGACGCCGAAGTAGAAGCGAAAGGCTTTCAGCTCGGAGTAATTGATTTTATCACAAAGCCGTTTTCCGCTCCCGTTTTGGAAAACCGCATAAAAACGCATTTACATATAGACGACATAATCCGCGAACGGACGGCGCAACTGCGGAATTTGCAAAATGCCATCATATCCGGGTTCGCAGATTTGTTGGAAAGCCGAGACGAAGAAACGGGCGGGCACGTCGAACGCACGTCAACATACATCCGAATATTATTGGATTCCTTGTCGGAACGGGGAATATATGCCGATGACATCAAGGAAATAAACAGGGAATCGTTTATTTCGTCGGCGCGTTTGCACGACGTGGGAAAAATCGCTATATCGGACACAATTCTGAATAAACCCGGCAAGCTGACCGACGAGGAATTTACAATTATGAAAACTCACGCTATTGAAGGCGAGCGGGCTATCGACAAAATTGCTTCGCGGACGTATGATGTGGAATTTTTGAGAAATGCAAGAATTTTCGCAGGCAGCCACCACGAAAAATGGGACGGAACAGGCTATCCGCGAGGGTTAACAGGCACGGATATTCCGCTTCAGGGGCGGCTTATGGCGATTGCCGACGTGTACGACGCACTCGTTTCGGAGCGCCCGTACAAAAAGCCGTTTCCGCCTGAAAAAGCAGTGGAAATCATTATGGAAGGCGCGGGAAAACATTTTGACCCTTTGGTTGCAGGCGTTTTCTACGAGGTAAGGGATAAATTTGAAGCGGTCGTTCGATGA
- a CDS encoding ATP-binding protein, with protein sequence MGKVGIVKQHGKTIIILALCLSIPFVAIWYISSYVNKNIFYEQKSNNLMAFARILDSRLALGGYNELLTNVGMENASREEQIMALNDALREITDDVALSTPGLGVGYYSRELDAILTYGPSAEHQSRVGVAIGEYHPGRQVMATGAAKVSMGTMVRGNIMNAMLPIVRNGEVIGYIWSNNLVSELEQTLSQMSQIVLLLLILSYIIVLAIIVLFVRKMLLTEQKFMTALSEALEEARVANKAKSTFLSTMSHEIRTPMNAILGITEIQLHNEMLEQDVRDGLEKIYSSGDMLLCIINDILDLSKIEAGKFELVASKYETASLVSDTAQLNMMRIGSKPIEFELHIEEDLPTMLYGDELRIKQILNNVLSNALKYTSKGTVKMSVSSNPIEGDDEITTLVVSVSDTGQGMSKEQVDKLFDEYSRFNLETNRSTEGTGLGMSITRKLIRMMNGDISIESDPGVGTTFTVFLPQGKVDTSVLGKEMVETLHNFRSSSRAQMKRTQVIRDPMPYGKILIVDDVETNIYVARGLLTPYGLNIDSVDSGFAAIEKIKQGNEYDIIFMDHMMPKMDGVEATKIIRDLGYTHPIVALSANAVVGQADVFLKNGFDDFISKPIDVRQLNFVLNKLIRDKQPPEIIEAAKQLNALNKKAQDAAEAVQPSIDPQLIELFLQDANKAIDVLDAIIEKSGSYSAEDIRMYIIYTHGVKNALANVNKTDLSATALKLEQLGRENNIELIASETPVFLSALKDFVNELSPQKEEPVEDPANEDKPLLREKLQEIKSACADWDKNKARESLAALKEKSWSKQTRELLEKINEQLLHSDFDEIESEIDKFTEGL encoded by the coding sequence ATGGGAAAAGTCGGCATTGTTAAACAGCACGGTAAAACGATAATTATATTAGCGTTGTGCCTCAGCATTCCGTTTGTGGCTATTTGGTATATCTCGTCTTATGTAAATAAAAATATTTTTTACGAGCAAAAAAGCAATAACCTAATGGCGTTTGCCAGAATACTCGATTCCCGACTTGCCCTCGGCGGTTATAACGAATTATTGACTAATGTCGGTATGGAAAACGCCTCGCGAGAAGAGCAGATTATGGCGCTGAACGACGCATTGCGCGAAATCACCGACGATGTAGCTCTCTCCACCCCGGGCTTGGGCGTGGGCTATTATTCCCGAGAGCTGGACGCCATACTTACTTACGGTCCTTCCGCCGAGCATCAGAGCAGAGTAGGCGTTGCCATAGGCGAATATCATCCCGGTCGGCAGGTTATGGCAACGGGCGCCGCTAAAGTTTCGATGGGAACTATGGTGCGCGGAAATATTATGAACGCAATGTTGCCGATAGTGCGAAATGGCGAAGTAATAGGCTATATTTGGTCTAACAATCTCGTTTCCGAACTGGAACAAACCCTTTCGCAAATGTCGCAGATTGTATTGTTGTTGCTTATACTCTCATATATAATTGTGCTTGCCATTATAGTGTTGTTTGTTCGCAAAATGCTATTAACGGAGCAAAAATTTATGACGGCTCTTTCGGAAGCTCTCGAAGAAGCAAGGGTCGCCAATAAGGCAAAAAGTACGTTCCTGAGCACAATGAGCCACGAAATCCGCACGCCGATGAACGCCATTTTGGGCATTACCGAAATACAGCTTCATAACGAAATGCTGGAGCAAGACGTAAGGGACGGGCTCGAGAAAATTTACTCTTCGGGCGATATGTTGCTCTGTATAATCAACGACATTCTTGATTTGTCAAAAATCGAAGCGGGCAAATTTGAACTGGTTGCCTCAAAATACGAAACGGCGAGCCTTGTCAGCGATACGGCGCAACTGAATATGATGCGTATCGGCAGTAAGCCCATAGAATTTGAACTGCACATAGAAGAAGATTTGCCGACAATGCTATACGGCGACGAACTCCGCATAAAACAGATTTTGAACAACGTACTTTCCAACGCCTTAAAATATACGTCCAAAGGCACGGTAAAAATGTCCGTTTCATCAAACCCGATTGAGGGCGACGACGAGATAACGACCTTGGTAGTCAGCGTAAGCGACACGGGGCAGGGTATGTCAAAAGAGCAGGTTGACAAACTGTTCGACGAGTATTCCCGCTTTAACCTCGAAACCAATCGCTCTACGGAAGGAACGGGGCTTGGAATGAGCATTACGCGCAAGTTAATTCGTATGATGAACGGCGACATCTCCATAGAAAGCGACCCCGGTGTAGGCACAACTTTCACCGTATTTTTGCCGCAGGGTAAGGTCGATACCTCCGTATTGGGAAAAGAAATGGTAGAAACCCTGCACAATTTCCGCTCAAGCAGTAGGGCGCAAATGAAGCGCACCCAAGTAATACGCGACCCGATGCCATACGGCAAAATATTGATTGTGGACGACGTAGAAACGAATATATACGTCGCAAGAGGACTTTTAACGCCATACGGATTGAACATCGACTCGGTTGACAGCGGATTTGCCGCAATAGAAAAGATTAAACAAGGCAACGAATACGACATAATATTTATGGATCACATGATGCCGAAAATGGACGGCGTGGAGGCTACAAAAATCATCAGAGATTTGGGATATACTCACCCCATTGTCGCATTGTCGGCAAACGCCGTGGTTGGTCAAGCGGACGTTTTCTTGAAAAACGGTTTTGACGACTTTATTTCCAAGCCAATCGACGTGCGCCAATTAAATTTTGTCCTGAACAAATTGATACGCGACAAGCAACCGCCCGAGATAATCGAAGCCGCAAAGCAACTAAACGCGCTCAACAAAAAAGCGCAGGACGCCGCCGAAGCGGTGCAACCGAGTATTGACCCGCAACTTATAGAGTTATTCTTGCAAGACGCGAATAAAGCCATCGACGTATTAGACGCGATTATCGAAAAAAGCGGCTCCTACAGCGCGGAAGACATACGGATGTACATAATATATACGCACGGAGTGAAAAACGCGCTGGCAAACGTGAATAAAACCGACCTCTCCGCCACCGCTCTTAAATTAGAACAATTAGGGCGGGAAAATAATATAGAGTTAATAGCAAGCGAAACGCCTGTTTTCCTCAGCGCGCTCAAGGACTTTGTAAACGAACTGTCGCCGCAAAAAGAAGAACCCGTCGAAGACCCCGCAAACGAAGACAAACCGCTTTTACGCGAAAAACTGCAAGAAATCAAGTCCGCGTGCGCAGATTGGGACAAAAATAAAGCAAGAGAGTCGCTTGCGGCATTAAAAGAAAAATCGTGGTCAAAGCAAACAAGAGAACTCTTAGAAAAAATCAACGAGCAACTGCTTCACAGCGATTTCGATGAGATTGAGAGTGAGATTGATAAGTTTACCGAGGGGTTGTGA
- a CDS encoding ZIP family metal transporter encodes MTNDILQIVLLSAITGICGMGLGGVVAAILLKKPSDKIICWLLSFSAGVMVSVVCFGLVPEALELADTTVSIFGLALGIVIVMGLNRIVDKITIKRKEKLNIHTTYEEMYHESRLIKNPTRLLRSGLIILLAMSFHNIPEGMAIGAGGSHNFQLGLLLALMIMFHNIPEGMAVAAPLLAGGIGKWKVIFLTALSGATTLLGGILGIFIGGISDIAVALSLSAAGGAMLYIVFGEIIPQSAIMTKSRMTSVLTLFGIIVGLIIAQLPV; translated from the coding sequence ATGACTAACGATATCTTGCAAATAGTTTTGTTAAGCGCAATTACAGGCATTTGCGGAATGGGATTGGGCGGTGTTGTTGCCGCAATCTTGTTGAAAAAACCATCGGATAAAATTATCTGTTGGCTTTTATCTTTTTCGGCAGGCGTTATGGTTAGCGTTGTTTGTTTTGGGCTTGTTCCCGAAGCGCTCGAACTTGCCGATACAACTGTTTCTATTTTTGGGCTTGCGCTTGGAATTGTTATTGTAATGGGACTAAATCGCATTGTTGATAAAATCACCATAAAGCGAAAAGAAAAACTGAATATACACACAACTTACGAAGAAATGTATCACGAAAGCCGGTTGATAAAAAATCCGACTCGACTGCTTCGTTCGGGATTGATTATACTCTTGGCTATGAGTTTTCATAATATTCCCGAGGGAATGGCTATCGGCGCGGGCGGAAGTCATAATTTTCAGTTGGGTTTGTTGTTGGCGCTTATGATAATGTTCCATAATATCCCCGAAGGAATGGCGGTTGCCGCTCCGTTGTTGGCAGGCGGAATCGGTAAATGGAAAGTGATTTTCTTAACAGCGTTGTCGGGCGCAACAACTCTTTTGGGCGGTATTTTGGGAATTTTTATCGGCGGTATTTCGGATATTGCGGTTGCGTTGTCGCTTTCTGCCGCAGGCGGAGCTATGCTTTATATTGTTTTTGGCGAAATAATACCTCAGTCCGCAATTATGACAAAAAGCCGAATGACGTCGGTGCTTACATTATTTGGTATAATAGTAGGATTGATTATAGCGCAGTTGCCTGTTTAG
- a CDS encoding GNAT family N-acetyltransferase codes for MTDIIIRDIEEKDYPAIKSLIAESFGEGWNLGSFDPNADFYQPLLGVYTSIFLNAATFGKVAETDGNVVGAVLASVKGETEIYRLLQKDLAPTALALLCAPETERKDITEHISANFQVIGKLLESRIENYGGSLELLAVSKQAQGLKIGKTLWNEASAYFSSKGAKSVYLIADLTCNVGFYEHCGLSKTAAEAVVYNYSTGQKKNEVFVYEYKF; via the coding sequence ATGACCGACATAATCATTCGCGACATTGAAGAAAAGGATTATCCCGCCATAAAATCGCTTATCGCAGAGTCCTTTGGCGAGGGCTGGAATTTAGGGAGTTTTGACCCGAACGCGGATTTCTATCAGCCATTGTTAGGCGTTTATACAAGCATTTTCCTGAACGCCGCCACATTCGGCAAAGTCGCGGAAACAGACGGTAATGTTGTCGGGGCTGTTTTGGCTTCCGTAAAAGGGGAAACAGAAATTTACAGATTACTGCAAAAAGATTTGGCGCCGACCGCGCTTGCGCTTTTATGCGCTCCCGAAACCGAGCGAAAAGACATTACGGAGCACATATCGGCAAATTTTCAGGTTATAGGCAAACTTTTGGAAAGCAGGATTGAAAACTATGGCGGAAGTTTGGAATTGCTTGCGGTATCTAAGCAGGCGCAAGGATTGAAAATCGGAAAAACGCTGTGGAATGAAGCGTCCGCCTATTTTTCTTCTAAGGGTGCAAAATCAGTTTATCTTATAGCCGATTTAACGTGCAACGTAGGTTTTTACGAACACTGCGGTCTCTCTAAAACAGCCGCAGAAGCAGTGGTATATAATTATTCGACCGGACAAAAGAAAAACGAAGTTTTTGTGTATGAATACAAATTTTAG